A segment of the Zingiber officinale cultivar Zhangliang chromosome 8B, Zo_v1.1, whole genome shotgun sequence genome:
TCAACAAACTGAAAGCCTGTTCAGAATTGTGCTCATCTGGTCAGCAATGCAACTTGAATTAGAGTGGTTGATGTCGATACTTGgtaagaattataaaaaaaaaaagttacttTGAAATGATTGTTTATGAGGAAGGCAAGAAAGGTCAAACAGGATGAGGCTGAGTGTTTATCTTTGCTGATGGTTGAAGCACAAAAGAGTGGAAAGTATCCATTGATCTGATGAATAAGAGATATTAAAGGTGGATTAAAGTGTTTTAAGTGATGATGCTCAttcctaattttaattttttttcaggaTGTTTGAAGCAACGACACATTACTGGTTGCATTTGCCCACATGTCTCATCCCTGCAGCATCAGATGCCTAGTTGTGTGCCCGTGACTAGACCGTCGCGAGCTTGTGGCTGCCTGGTCGAGAGCTCGCCATGACTCTACCTTGCCGGCCTGCTGTTCTTTTCTTTTTCACtccttttcatttttcattctcttCTACAATGACAAAAGGTTGTTCACTCATCCTAACAATCTCTATGTggcaaatatatatatagatcaaTATGGAGGAGATAAATTACGGATGATTATTAATCATTAATACAAATAATCAAAATATGAGAAAAATATGTTCAGACATactgaattttaatttcaaaattttatatgaTAACATCTTATGTCTTAATCATTGTACTATCCTAAAAGGATAATTCTCTTATGCAATGACTCTGGTAGGGATGACTCATCgaattagattttaaattttagacgAGATGAATATTTTAGAAGCAGATTTTTGAACATgtataaattatatttcaaatttaTCACATAGATAAAACAAAGAAAGATTTTCAATCTCTAAGATTAGTTGAGGTTGGAGCATtcgaattataaaaaaaaataatgatttttactATGTTGTTGTCGCAATTTGTACTGATTGTATCAAATTTAagcataaattaatttaaaaatccacTTAGAAATCAGATGACTTGGATGCCATTTCGAAGACATTGACATCGACATCGAATCATATCTCCATTAAAAAACAGGGAAAAAGATTGAAATTTGATGCTTTGATGTTTTTTCTATctttatgattaattttaatctttaaatATATTACTTGATGATAAATACTGATGGGTTTTTAGAGActttttttcagaaaaaaataatatttattggtATTTATAAAGACGTGAGCCCATAAGTATTGCATGTCAAAAGACATTTTGATTTATCTTTTAATATCTTTAGctgtaatttatttataataaggGTAATGATGCTCACAGCGACTTCTTTCAGCGAATTCACAGCGCGACTTATGTGGCTGCTGATGTGGCCAAGTCCAAATCAGATTAAAAATCGCAGACTTGGCTCTACTCCTCCTCCTCCGTTTTTGCGTTTCTTCCTCGCGTCAAGACCTAGGGCACGCGACTCCCTCCACCGGCGGCGGTTTTTCgcgacctcctcctcctccctttTTTCTCCTCCATCAGCGATCGTGCCCTAACTctactcttcctcctcctcctccgtttTGTCGCGAACTctacgcctcctcctcctcctctgtttTTTCGCGACCCCTCCTTCCCTTCCCCTAACTCTACTCCTCAACATCCTCCTCCTCCTGTGCTTTAACGCGACCCCTCCTCCCCTGCCCTAACTCAGTTTTGTGGTGGTGTGTGAAATCAGCCGTTCGAGAAGGACCCCAGAGAGTACACCAAGAAGGAGGTCGATATCGAGTACGGACAGACTTGGCACTACATTGACGGTCGCAATTTCGGTAACCCACTTTTTTCTTTTCATCTCTGCACTTCACCGATTCTCATGTAGATAGGAAATGAAACAACCTCAATGTTCATGCTCAtatgtggatttttttttttgaattttgtttCTGATTCTAATCAATCAAGGCATGTTGCTATTATTACTTTCCGGCAAGTATTTCTTTCTTCGCCTTAAAGCCCTTGACTTATTGTTGTTTGTAAATTAGTTGTATGCATGCAATTAGTCTATTATTTGCAAATTATATGAATCGGGTGAAGAATGATATGGTCATTTAGGTCTGTATACTTTTTTTTAGCTTTGTTTTGTTTTAGAGGGACTTtgtttcatgtttttttattatgtctctattttctatttaattttggccatgtaatttttttaaaaataaatgtaggTGAAGAAAGTGTCATGGAAGCAGAAaaaattgatttaattgagaTAAAGGATAACAATGACCTTACGGACCAAGactcatctccatctagtgtaaaTGAAGTCAAGATTCCTGAGATTGGAATGACATTTTCATGTGAAGAAGAAGTTCGTACTTTTTATAATTCTTATGCTCAGAATGTTGGTTTCGGTATTTGCAAATTAGGTGGTAGAAATGGAGATGATGGAAAGCAAAAATATTTCTCTATTGGATGTGCCAAAAATGGTGGGAAAGTATCTcaagcaaaaaatattttataccctCGACCTTCTACTAAGACGAATTGCAAAGCTAAGATTAATGTTGCTATTCGAAATGATGGGAACTTTGTGATAACTAGTCTATGTCTTGAACATAATCATATCTTGAGTCCTGGAAAGTCACgacattttagatgtaataaagtATTGGATTCAGCTATAAAGAGAAAATTAGAGCTAAATGATCAAGCTGGAATAACTTTAAGCAAAAGTTTTCAATCATTTGTAGTTGAGGCTGGAGGCTATGAGAATTTGACatttgatgagagaaagtgtagGAATTATATTTCAGAAGCTAGAAGGCTGAGGTTAGGGGATGGAGATGCTGAAGCTTTGAGTAATTATTTTTGTCGCATGCAAAGTAGGAACTCAAACTTTTTTTAtgtgcttgatttagatggggaatctcgaataaaaaatattttttgggcAGATGCAAGATGTAGAGCTGCGTATGAGTACTTTTCTGATGTTGTGACTTTTGATACAACCTATTTGACTAATAGTTATGACATGCCATTTGCTCCATTTGTTGGGGTGAATCATCATGGTCAATCTATTTTGCTGGGATGTGGATTATTATCAAGCGAAGACTCAGCAACTTTTATATGGTTGTTCAAATCTTGGTTGACATGTATGCTCGGACATGCTCCAAAGGCTATAATCACAGACCAATGTCGTGCCATGACAATTGCAATTGAAGAGGTATTTCCGAATTCGCATCATCGTCTGTGTCTTTGGCATATCATGAAAAAAATTCCAGCAAAATTtggtggtcatgctcaatacaaaatgataaagaaacaatTGAAGAACATTGTCTATAACTCACTTACAATTGATGAGTGTGATGAGAATTGGTTGAAAATGATTGAGGAGTTTAATTTGGAAAATAATGATTGGTTGAAATCTTTGCATGAAGAACGACATAGATGGATACCTGTATACGTTAAAGATAACTTTTGGGCAGGTATGCCCACATCTCAAAGAAGTGAAAGTATGAATGCATTTTTTGATGACTACGTCCATTCTAAAACATCTTTGAAGCAATTTGTTGAGCAATATGATAATGCTTTGAAGAAGAAGATTGAGAATGAAAAACATTtggattttgtttcttttaattctACCATGCCACTTATTCTTGGTCATCCTATTGAAAGACAATTTCAAAATGCATACACTaacaacttatttaagttgttccaagatGAAATAAGAGGATTGATGTTTTGCGATGCCTCATTATTGAAGGAAGAAGGGACAACTTTAATATTTGAAGTAGTAGAAACTATTTTGGGAAAAAATGGAGAACCCGTAAGGGAAGTTTCCTTTAGGGTACATTATACGGAGTTAGATTGCAAATTGAAATGTATGTGCCGTCTATTTGAGTTTCGGGGAATTTTATGTAGGCATGTGATCAAAGTGTTGATAAGAATGAAGGTGACTGAGGttcctatgaattatattatggaccGATGGCGCAAAGATATTAAGCGTGGGTATCAAAGTATCAGTAACATCTATGATG
Coding sequences within it:
- the LOC122013637 gene encoding protein FAR1-RELATED SEQUENCE 6-like translates to MVIGKGGGVNSDGASTKLCLLADKDLTVPSKRVTPTNQCVGYAVQLCCVRGEESVMEAEKIDLIEIKDNNDLTDQDSSPSSVNEVKIPEIGMTFSCEEEVRTFYNSYAQNVGFGICKLGGRNGDDGKQKYFSIGCAKNGGKVSQAKNILYPRPSTKTNCKAKINVAIRNDGNFVITSLCLEHNHILSPGKSRHFRCNKVLDSAIKRKLELNDQAGITLSKSFQSFVVEAGGYENLTFDERKCRNYISEARRLRLGDGDAEALSNYFCRMQSRNSNFFYVLDLDGESRIKNIFWADARCRAAYEYFSDVVTFDTTYLTNSYDMPFAPFVGVNHHGQSILLGCGLLSSEDSATFIWLFKSWLTCMLGHAPKAIITDQCRAMTIAIEEVFPNSHHRLCLWHIMKKIPAKFGGHAQYKMIKKQLKNIVYNSLTIDECDENWLKMIEEFNLENNDWLKSLHEERHRWIPVYVKDNFWAGMPTSQRSESMNAFFDDYVHSKTSLKQFVEQYDNALKKKIENEKHLDFVSFNSTMPLILGHPIERQFQNAYTNNLFKLFQDEIRGLMFCDASLLKEEGTTLIFEVVETILGKNGEPVREVSFRVHYTELDCKLKCMCRLFEFRGILCRHVIKVLIRMKVTEVPMNYIMDRWRKDIKRGYQSISNIYDDFVCDGERHRYNILTPLIQEIQQLGAKNDDNCSMLVEILKDTKEKLIVNGLEHSRVEQLQGVSTSDSKAIHSPLKVRSRGRPPTKRKQSKIEQIVKKSVAKARKEAIKIGKSKVEDPWKSAGPTGEVESTQLVASEDIVSKLAAIGFNYLHCQKAAINTANAGVEEAMTWLLSHMDDPDIDEPISHNSHAMDLQSLDETSVETFFSFGFHEEVARKALKHYKKTDI